A single window of Fervidicoccus fontis Kam940 DNA harbors:
- a CDS encoding Ldh family oxidoreductase encodes MNNNSYYELYEKETPKSSGEYVRIKEEELRALVENIFENNGLSKEHSKIVTDVLVSADLMGISSHGVQRVNRYIMGLKKCCVNPRPEIKVVREIGATAVIDADAGLGHIAGLKAMDLAIEKAKTYGTSLVLVKNSQHFGIAGYYALKAIEKKLIGVAMTNSESLVSYVNTVGKTLGTNPIAIAIPKASLPPILFDAATSIIPVGKVEIYAKEEKELPHGWVLGDDGKVISKDSKKALEMIKNNRASLLPLGGIGEEFGGHKGSGLAFIIDIITGVLSGAAWGIHVGYTVGEKPANVGHAFAAVNIESFMELAEFEKRLEKYIEEIKSLRKIPNADSIWIPGEKAWYTMQTRKKIGIPLHKNVCNELNKIALDSGINERLNCL; translated from the coding sequence ATGAATAACAATTCTTATTATGAGCTTTACGAAAAAGAAACACCCAAATCTTCTGGTGAGTATGTAAGGATAAAAGAAGAAGAGCTAAGGGCTTTAGTTGAGAACATTTTTGAGAATAATGGTCTCTCCAAGGAGCACTCAAAAATTGTAACAGATGTTTTGGTATCTGCAGATCTTATGGGGATTTCAAGTCATGGAGTTCAGAGAGTTAATAGGTACATTATGGGGTTGAAAAAATGTTGTGTAAATCCGAGACCCGAAATAAAGGTTGTTAGAGAAATAGGCGCAACAGCAGTGATAGATGCAGATGCTGGCTTAGGACATATTGCTGGATTAAAAGCGATGGACTTGGCAATTGAAAAGGCAAAGACTTACGGAACTTCACTTGTATTAGTTAAAAATAGCCAGCACTTTGGAATTGCAGGATATTATGCCTTAAAGGCAATAGAAAAGAAATTGATCGGCGTAGCCATGACTAACTCTGAGAGCCTGGTTTCATATGTTAATACTGTTGGAAAAACACTAGGTACAAATCCTATCGCAATTGCTATTCCTAAAGCTTCCTTACCACCTATCTTGTTCGATGCTGCCACTTCTATTATCCCAGTTGGAAAGGTCGAGATATATGCCAAAGAGGAAAAGGAATTACCGCATGGATGGGTTCTCGGTGATGATGGAAAAGTCATAAGCAAGGACTCAAAAAAAGCTTTAGAAATGATAAAAAATAACAGGGCATCGCTTCTTCCTTTGGGAGGAATAGGAGAGGAATTTGGAGGACATAAAGGCTCGGGGTTGGCTTTTATAATAGATATCATAACAGGAGTCCTCTCAGGTGCTGCATGGGGAATCCATGTGGGATATACCGTAGGAGAAAAGCCTGCCAATGTGGGGCATGCTTTTGCGGCAGTAAATATAGAATCTTTCATGGAGTTAGCAGAGTTTGAAAAAAGATTGGAAAAATATATAGAAGAGATAAAAAGCTTGAGAAAAATTCCAAATGCAGATAGCATTTGGATCCCTGGGGAAAAAGCATGGTATACCATGCAAACAAGGAAAAAAATTGGAATACCGCTACATAAAAATGTTTGCAATGAGTTAAATAAAATAGCTCTAGATTCTGGAATTAATGAGAGGCTGAATTGCTTATAA
- a CDS encoding ABC transporter permease → MSRSEFLTLAKKEVKDLFRDPKIIITMLVVPIVIFFILGEVMGYSISKTSEISNMTGVNIAVINYDNGTFSQYFINFIKNDLNSNVKVFANGTVYDLMRNGNYLIVFVIPNNFTYNIVNGVSANIESYTYIKEISISSLSQVSLASNLIISSFNRMVLLSYLAKAYPNMNATFFLNPVSANESVFINGNILPANTIESLTGPYTALIIAPILMFSIASSISASSMGTEKEEKTLEITLSLPVKRSYILLSKVLSSFVVSLIGLIGMSTAMLYYEYKIFSSTGISEAGGLNISSASSIISPTVLFLFALGFLFAIFVILLISIVASSLANNIREAQIIASYIWLPFLIPYILLIYVNISQLGSFGAFIVSILPASTPIIAIKSVFLGNYIYLLTSFIANILYIAIILYIGTKWFSGERIISSRPILSRKK, encoded by the coding sequence ATGAGCAGGTCTGAGTTTTTAACACTGGCAAAAAAAGAGGTCAAGGACTTATTTAGAGATCCGAAGATCATTATTACGATGCTAGTTGTGCCTATTGTTATCTTTTTTATACTTGGAGAAGTTATGGGATATTCTATATCAAAAACCTCTGAAATATCAAATATGACTGGTGTCAACATTGCTGTTATAAATTATGACAACGGCACGTTTTCTCAGTATTTTATCAACTTTATAAAGAACGATTTAAATAGCAACGTTAAAGTCTTCGCTAATGGCACTGTTTACGACTTGATGAGGAATGGAAATTATCTCATTGTTTTTGTCATTCCGAATAATTTTACATATAACATTGTAAATGGAGTAAGTGCTAATATAGAAAGCTATACATATATTAAAGAGATCAGTATCAGTTCCCTTTCCCAGGTATCACTTGCGAGCAATTTAATTATTTCTTCCTTCAATAGAATGGTTTTACTCTCATACTTAGCAAAGGCATATCCGAATATGAATGCTACATTTTTCCTAAATCCGGTTTCAGCAAATGAAAGCGTTTTCATAAATGGCAATATCTTACCTGCTAATACGATCGAATCTCTCACCGGGCCTTATACTGCTTTAATAATAGCTCCGATACTAATGTTTTCAATAGCGTCTTCCATATCTGCGTCCAGTATGGGTACTGAAAAAGAGGAAAAAACTCTTGAAATAACTCTATCGCTTCCTGTAAAAAGAAGCTATATACTCTTATCAAAAGTGCTGAGCTCATTTGTCGTTTCATTGATCGGGCTGATAGGAATGAGTACCGCAATGCTTTATTACGAATACAAAATCTTTTCTAGCACTGGAATATCTGAAGCGGGTGGATTAAATATAAGCAGTGCTTCATCAATAATCTCGCCTACAGTGCTATTCTTATTTGCTTTAGGCTTTCTTTTCGCAATTTTCGTTATTCTCTTAATTTCAATTGTCGCTTCATCTCTTGCGAACAATATAAGAGAAGCACAGATCATTGCCTCATACATATGGCTTCCATTCTTGATACCTTACATACTGCTCATTTATGTAAATATATCTCAGCTTGGAAGCTTTGGAGCTTTTATAGTTTCCATTCTGCCAGCTTCTACGCCGATTATAGCAATAAAATCTGTGTTTCTGGGTAACTATATCTATCTCCTAACAAGCTTTATTGCAAACATCCTCTACATCGCAATTATTCTGTATATTGGAACTAAGTGGTTCAGTGGTGAAAGGATAATTTCTTCAAGGCCAATACTTTCAAGGAAGAAATGA
- a CDS encoding ABC transporter ATP-binding protein, whose protein sequence is MLVTVRDLRKNYGEKEALKSISFNIDEGEIYGLIGPNGAGKSTTLRILATLLKPTSGEVYIDNINVAEEPEKVRKIISYLPEEAGAYPNMTGIEYLKYIAEIYGVDESFIEVGKEISGLGDALKDKIKTYSKGMKRRLQVARTLMVKPKLAILDEPTSGIDVLYSLQLRRSIKDFSKVKRITIILSSHNMLEVENLCDRVSFLYDGRLIVEGTPEEIKEKYDAKNLEEAFVRAVGI, encoded by the coding sequence ATGTTAGTTACAGTGAGAGATCTAAGAAAGAATTATGGAGAAAAGGAAGCATTAAAGTCAATAAGTTTTAATATTGATGAAGGAGAGATATATGGATTAATAGGTCCGAATGGGGCTGGAAAGTCGACAACGCTTAGAATATTAGCAACTCTTCTTAAGCCTACAAGCGGTGAAGTTTATATAGATAACATAAATGTGGCAGAGGAACCTGAAAAAGTTAGAAAAATCATTAGCTACCTTCCTGAAGAAGCTGGAGCTTACCCGAATATGACGGGCATAGAATATCTTAAGTATATCGCAGAAATTTATGGAGTAGATGAAAGTTTTATAGAAGTCGGGAAAGAAATTTCTGGGCTGGGCGATGCACTTAAAGATAAGATAAAAACATATAGTAAAGGAATGAAAAGAAGGTTGCAAGTAGCAAGAACTCTCATGGTAAAGCCAAAGTTGGCAATTCTAGACGAGCCGACTAGCGGTATAGATGTCCTATACTCGCTTCAATTAAGAAGGTCGATTAAAGACTTTTCAAAAGTAAAAAGAATTACTATCATATTAAGTAGCCATAACATGCTGGAAGTTGAGAACTTGTGTGACAGAGTGTCGTTTTTGTATGATGGAAGGTTAATTGTCGAAGGAACCCCTGAAGAAATAAAGGAGAAATATGACGCTAAAAATCTAGAAGAAGCTTTTGTGAGGGCTGTCGGAATATGA